Proteins from a single region of Tamandua tetradactyla isolate mTamTet1 chromosome 12, mTamTet1.pri, whole genome shotgun sequence:
- the PLEKHG3 gene encoding pleckstrin homology domain-containing family G member 3 isoform X3: MPISVSLHQEGNQERPVSLTSTSSSSGSSRDSRGAMEEPSGSGAPAGPGAGSPRGWLNMKGPLSPFSGRAAAGPAHHKLSYLGRVVREIVETERTYVQDLRSIVEDYLLKIIDTPGLLKPEQVSALFGNIESIYALSSQLLRDLDSCNSDPVAVASCFVERSQEFDIYTQYCNNYPNSVAALTECMRDKQQAKFFRDRQELLQHSLPLGSYLLKPVQRILKYHLLLQEIAKHFDEEEDGFEVVEDAIDTMTCVAWYINDMKRRHEHAVRLQEIQSLLINWKGPDLTTYGELVLEGTFRVHRVRNERAFFLFDKALLITKKRGDHFVYKGHIPCSSLMLIESARDSLCFTVTHYKHSKQQYSIQAKTAEEKRNWTHHIKRLILENHHTTIPQKAKEAILEMDSYYPNRYRCSPERLKKAWSSQDEVSTLVRQGRRQSEPTRHLLRQLNEKAARAAGMKHAGSAGTLLDFGQLPCPQGPQPETEGSAQEEQEEQEEEEVVVEEEEEQAFQVSLTDLAGHEGNKKGAGLEPPGSEEEEEVEEEEEEEEEEEESLAVAEQVADFASSLLAALHCWHYRANALLFSRGAMGKGRRESEGSHRRPCVRSPTSAEKHLSFESVSSLPEVEPDPEPGTEHEVFAVMEVPSTEEMPSDTESPEVLETQLVAPERLLRMDHPGDMVDFVVAESTEDLKALSSEEEEEEMGATQEPESLLPPSVLDQASVIAERFVSSFSRRSSLTLEDGKSSGFGTPRLTSRSSSMLSLESGEKGPARCGSTTDSLSSQPPPEVDVNVGVATESSPSVNGTAPLSPGCPAEPDRSPCKKKDSMLSSRDRLLLDRIKSYYEHAEHHDVGFSIRRRESLSYIPKGLVRNSVSRFNSLPRPDPEPTALPGHKRQVGSRPASWALFELPGPGQGCSRDPAPITDAEFRPSSEILKLWEGVDSSRESPRKGLGQGQANGFDLHEPLFILEEHELGAITEESAAASPESASPTERPSPSLLARELKELVKELSSGAQGDLVTPLHPRIVQLSHVMDSHVSERVKNKVYQLARQYSLRIKSNKSEMARPPMQWEKAAPERDRKSPTVPCLHKEAGEPLGGKGKTKPALSLLNYEPTVVQEHSAPQPCSAEEASLQHFPSSPSAVGLRAASSGVRPSARSPRSPLSPFDTETFSWPDVRELRSKYASHDEGLQAEGSRPRGPPPPVNRSRSVPENMMVPLPSRGVSRCGSLGTRRGRGGREAAQPQPPGAPPQGEALYVTADLTLEGNRRVIVMEKGPLSGPAEGLEEKGSGQGPAMMVQGQDSQDAAEHWLREEGPKDPADPSQQGRVRNLREKFQALNSIG; encoded by the exons ATGCCCATCTCCGTCTCCCTCCACCAAGAAGGCAACCAGGAGCGGCCCGTGAGCCTGACCTCCACCAGCTCCTCGTCGGGCTCCTCCCGTGACAGCCGCGGCGCTATGGAGGAGCCCAGCGGCTCCGGGGCTCCGGCCGGGCCCGGGGCAGGCTCGCCGCGCGGCTGGCTGAACATGAAGGGCCCGCTCTCCCCGTTCAGTGGCCGGGCCGCCGCGGGGCCTGCGCACCACAAGCTCAGCTACCTGGGCCGGGTGGTGAGGGAGATCGTGGAGACGGAGCGAACGTACGTGCAGGATCTCCGCAGCATCGTGGAG GACTACCTCTTGAAGATCATCGACACGCCTGGGCTGCTGAAGCCGGAGCAAGTCAGTGCCCTCTTTGGGAACATAGAGAGCATCTACGCGCTGAGCAG CCAGCTACTCAGAGACTTGGACAGCTGCAATAGTGACCCTGTGGCTGTGGCCAGCTGCTTTGTGGAACGG AGCCAAGAGTTTGATATCTACACCCAGTATTGCAACAACTACCCCAA CTCAGTGGCTGCCCTGACGGAGTGCATGCGTGACAAGCAACAGGCCAAGTTCTTTCGGGACCGGCAGGAGCTGCTGCAGCACTCGCTGCCCTTGGGCTCCTACCTGCTGAAGCCAGTCCAGCGCATCCTCAAGTACCACCTGCTGCTCCAG GAAATCGCTAAACATTTTGATGAAGAAGAGGATGGCTTTGAAGTGGTGGAGGATGCCATCGACACCATGACCTGTGTGGCCTGGTACATCAACGACATGAAGAGGCGACACGAGCACGCTGTCCGGCTCCAG GAGATTCAGTCACTGCTCATCAACTGGAAGGGGCCAGACCTGACCACCTACGGAGAGCTCGTCCTGGAGGGCACCTTTCGCGTGCACCGTGTGCGCAATGAGCGGGCCTTCTTCCTCTTCGACAAAGCACTGCTCATCACCAAGAAGCGGGGCGATCACTTTGTCTACAAGGGCCACATCCCG TGCTCCTCCCTCATGCTGATAGAGAGCGCCAGAGACTCCCTGTGCTTCACTGTCACCCACTACAAGCACAGCAAGCAGCAGTACAGCATCCAG GCCAAAACAGCGGAGGAGAAACGAAACTGGACTCACCACATCAAGAGGCTCATCCTGGAGAACCACCATACCACCATCCCCCAGAAG GCCAAGGAAGCCATCCTGGAAATGGATTCCTATT ATCCCAACCGGTACCGCTGCAGCCCAGAGCGGCTGAAGAAGGCGTGGTCCTCTCAGGACGAGGTGTCCACCCTCGTGCGCCAGGGGCGCCGGCAGTCAG AGCCGACTAGACACCTGCTCAGGCAACTCAACGAGAAAG CAGCCAGAGCAGCAGGAATGAAG CATGCGGGCAGTGCCGGCACGCTTCTGGACTTCGGGCAGCTCCCCTGTCCTCAGGGCCCGCAGCCCGAGACTGAAGGGTCTGcccaggaggagcaggaggagcaagaggaggaggaggtggtggtggaggaggaggaagagcaggCCTTTCAGGTCTCTCTGACGGACCTGGCCGGGCATGAAGGCAACAAGAAGGGGGCCGGGCTGGAGCCCCCAGGctcggaggaggaggaggaggtggaggaggaggaggaggaggaggaggaggaggaggagagcctGGCAGTAGCGGAGCAGGTAGCCGACTTTGCCAGCTCCTTGCTGGCCGCCCTCCACTGCTGGCACTATCGGGCCAACGCTTTACTTTTCTCCCGGGGCGCTATG GGGAAGGGACGCAGGGAGTCAGAAGGCTCCCACAGAAGGCCCTGTGTCCGATCTCCAACTAGTGCCGAGAAACACTTGAGCTTTGAGTCTGTCTCTTCCCTACCAGAG gttgagCCAGACCCTGAGCCTGGGACAGAGCACGAGGTGTTTGCTGTCATGGAAGTTCCCAGCACTGAGGAAATGCCCTCAGACACAGAGTCTCCAGAAGTCCTGGAAACACAGCTGGTTGCCCCTGAGAGGTTGCTGCGGATGGATCACCCGGGTGACATGGTGGACTTCGTTGTGGCTGAGAGCACCGAGGACCTCAAGGCCCTGAgcagtgaggaggaggaggaagaaatggGGGCCACCCAGGAGCCCGAGAGCCTCCTGCCCCCGTCCGTCCTGGACCAGGCCAGTGTCATCGCTGAGCGGTTTGTCAGTAGCTTCTCCCGGCGGAGCAGCTTGACGCTGGAGGACGGCAAGTCCAGCGGCTTTGGGACCCCACGGCTGACTAGCCGTAGCAGCAGCATGCTCAGCCTGGAGAGCGGTGAAAAGGGCCCAGCCCGGTGTGGCAGCACCACAGACTCTCTCAGCTCCCAGCCCCCGCCAGAAGTGGATGTCAATGTGGGGGTGGCCACAGAGAGCAGCCCTTCAGTCAATGGGACAGCGCCTCTGAGCCCAGGCTGCCCAGCGGAGCCCGATAGGTCCCCCTGCAAGAAGAAGGATTCAATGCTTTCCTCCCGAGATCGGCTATTGCTGGACAGAATCAAGAGCTACTATGAGCATGCAGAGCATCACGACGTGGGCTTTAGTATCCGGCGCCGGGAGAGCCTCTCCTACATCCCCAAAGGGCTGGTGAGAAACTCTGTCTCCAGGTTCAACAGCCTTCCCAGGCCAGACCCAGAGCCCACGGCCCTGCCGGGGCACAAGAGACAGGTGGGCTCCCGACCGGCTTCATGGGCCCTGTTTGAGCTCCCAGGACCAGGCCAGGGTTGCTCCAGGGACCCAGCTCCCATCACAGATGCTGAGTTCCGACCTTCTTCGGAAATTCTGAAGCTCTGGGAGGGGGTGGATTCTTCCAGGGAGAGCCCTCGgaaggggctgggccagggccAGGCAAATGGCTTTGACCTGCATGAGCCACTGTTCATCCTGGAGGAGCACGAGTTGGGTGCCATCACTGAGGAATCAGCCGCTGCCTCGCCGGAAAGTGCTTCCCCCACCGAGCGGCCCAGCCCGTCCCTCTTGGCCCGGGAACTGAAGGAACTGGTGAAGGAGCTGAGCAGTGGTGCACAGGGGGACCTGGTGACTCCGCTGCACCCCCGCATTGTGCAGCTCTCCCACGTGATGGACAGCCATGTGAGCGAGCGTGTCAAAAACAAGGTCTACCAGCTGGCCCGCCAGTACAGCCTCCGGATCAAGAGCAACAAGTCAGAGATGGCCAGGCCACCAATGCAGTGGGAAAAGGCGGCGCCCGAGAGGGACAGGAAGAGCCCCACTGTTCCCTGCCTGCACAAGGAGGCTGGAGAGCCATTGGGTGGCAAAG GTAAAACAAAACCGGCGTTGTCCCTCCTCAATTATGAGCCGACGGTGGTCCAGGAGCACAGCGCCCCCCAGCCCTGCTCTGCCGAGGAGGCGTCGCTGCAGCATTTCCCCTCCAGCCCCTCTGCTGTCGGCCTGAGGGCGGCCTCGTCTGGGGTCCGGCCCTCTGCCCGCAGCCCCCGCAGCCCCCTCAGCCCCTTCGACACTGAGACCTTCAGCTGGCCCGATGTCCGAGAGCTTCGCTCCAAGTATGCCTCCCACGACGAGGGGCTCCAGGCTGAGGGCAGCCGGCCCCGGGGCCCACCACCACCAGTCAACCGGAGCCGTTCGGTGCCTGAAAACATGATGGTGCCTCTGCCCTCACGTGGGGTGAGCCGCTGTGGCAGCCTGGGCACCAGGAGGGGCCGAGGGGGCAGGGAGgctgcccagccccagcctcctgGGGCACCGCCCCAAGGCGAAGCCTTGTATGTCACCGCAGACCTCACCCTGGAGGGCAACCGGCGGGTGATTGTAATGGAGAAGGGGCCCCTGTCAGGCCCCGCGGAGGGGCTAGAGGAAAAGGGCAGTGGTCAGGGACCAGCCATGATGGTGCAGGGCCAGGATTCCCAGGATGCTGCAGAGCATTGGCTGAGGGAAGAGGGGCCCAAGGACCCAGCGGACCCAAGCCAGCAGGGAAGAGTGAGAAACCTTCGGGAGAAATTCCAGGCCTTGAACTCCATAGGCTGA
- the PLEKHG3 gene encoding pleckstrin homology domain-containing family G member 3 isoform X6, with protein sequence MGALLRKANLRGVPALGSDARMPISVSLHQEGNQERPVSLTSTSSSSGSSRDSRGAMEEPSGSGAPAGPGAGSPRGWLNMKGPLSPFSGRAAAGPAHHKLSYLGRVVREIVETERTYVQDLRSIVEDYLLKIIDTPGLLKPEQVSALFGNIESIYALSSQLLRDLDSCNSDPVAVASCFVERSQEFDIYTQYCNNYPNSVAALTECMRDKQQAKFFRDRQELLQHSLPLGSYLLKPVQRILKYHLLLQEIAKHFDEEEDGFEVVEDAIDTMTCVAWYINDMKRRHEHAVRLQEIQSLLINWKGPDLTTYGELVLEGTFRVHRVRNERAFFLFDKALLITKKRGDHFVYKGHIPCSSLMLIESARDSLCFTVTHYKHSKQQYSIQAKTAEEKRNWTHHIKRLILENHHTTIPQKAKEAILEMDSYYPNRYRCSPERLKKAWSSQDEVSTLVRQGRRQSEPTRHLLRQLNEKARAAGMKGKGRRESEGSHRRPCVRSPTSAEKHLSFESVSSLPEVEPDPEPGTEHEVFAVMEVPSTEEMPSDTESPEVLETQLVAPERLLRMDHPGDMVDFVVAESTEDLKALSSEEEEEEMGATQEPESLLPPSVLDQASVIAERFVSSFSRRSSLTLEDGKSSGFGTPRLTSRSSSMLSLESGEKGPARCGSTTDSLSSQPPPEVDVNVGVATESSPSVNGTAPLSPGCPAEPDRSPCKKKDSMLSSRDRLLLDRIKSYYEHAEHHDVGFSIRRRESLSYIPKGLVRNSVSRFNSLPRPDPEPTALPGHKRQVGSRPASWALFELPGPGQGCSRDPAPITDAEFRPSSEILKLWEGVDSSRESPRKGLGQGQANGFDLHEPLFILEEHELGAITEESAAASPESASPTERPSPSLLARELKELVKELSSGAQGDLVTPLHPRIVQLSHVMDSHVSERVKNKVYQLARQYSLRIKSNKSEMARPPMQWEKAAPERDRKSPTVPCLHKEAGEPLGGKGKTKPALSLLNYEPTVVQEHSAPQPCSAEEASLQHFPSSPSAVGLRAASSGVRPSARSPRSPLSPFDTETFSWPDVRELRSKYASHDEGLQAEGSRPRGPPPPVNRSRSVPENMMVPLPSRGVSRCGSLGTRRGRGGREAAQPQPPGAPPQGEALYVTADLTLEGNRRVIVMEKGPLSGPAEGLEEKGSGQGPAMMVQGQDSQDAAEHWLREEGPKDPADPSQQGRVRNLREKFQALNSIG encoded by the exons AATCTGCGTGGGGTGCCCGCCCTAGGCAGCGATGCCAGGATGCCCATCTCCGTCTCCCTCCACCAAGAAGGCAACCAGGAGCGGCCCGTGAGCCTGACCTCCACCAGCTCCTCGTCGGGCTCCTCCCGTGACAGCCGCGGCGCTATGGAGGAGCCCAGCGGCTCCGGGGCTCCGGCCGGGCCCGGGGCAGGCTCGCCGCGCGGCTGGCTGAACATGAAGGGCCCGCTCTCCCCGTTCAGTGGCCGGGCCGCCGCGGGGCCTGCGCACCACAAGCTCAGCTACCTGGGCCGGGTGGTGAGGGAGATCGTGGAGACGGAGCGAACGTACGTGCAGGATCTCCGCAGCATCGTGGAG GACTACCTCTTGAAGATCATCGACACGCCTGGGCTGCTGAAGCCGGAGCAAGTCAGTGCCCTCTTTGGGAACATAGAGAGCATCTACGCGCTGAGCAG CCAGCTACTCAGAGACTTGGACAGCTGCAATAGTGACCCTGTGGCTGTGGCCAGCTGCTTTGTGGAACGG AGCCAAGAGTTTGATATCTACACCCAGTATTGCAACAACTACCCCAA CTCAGTGGCTGCCCTGACGGAGTGCATGCGTGACAAGCAACAGGCCAAGTTCTTTCGGGACCGGCAGGAGCTGCTGCAGCACTCGCTGCCCTTGGGCTCCTACCTGCTGAAGCCAGTCCAGCGCATCCTCAAGTACCACCTGCTGCTCCAG GAAATCGCTAAACATTTTGATGAAGAAGAGGATGGCTTTGAAGTGGTGGAGGATGCCATCGACACCATGACCTGTGTGGCCTGGTACATCAACGACATGAAGAGGCGACACGAGCACGCTGTCCGGCTCCAG GAGATTCAGTCACTGCTCATCAACTGGAAGGGGCCAGACCTGACCACCTACGGAGAGCTCGTCCTGGAGGGCACCTTTCGCGTGCACCGTGTGCGCAATGAGCGGGCCTTCTTCCTCTTCGACAAAGCACTGCTCATCACCAAGAAGCGGGGCGATCACTTTGTCTACAAGGGCCACATCCCG TGCTCCTCCCTCATGCTGATAGAGAGCGCCAGAGACTCCCTGTGCTTCACTGTCACCCACTACAAGCACAGCAAGCAGCAGTACAGCATCCAG GCCAAAACAGCGGAGGAGAAACGAAACTGGACTCACCACATCAAGAGGCTCATCCTGGAGAACCACCATACCACCATCCCCCAGAAG GCCAAGGAAGCCATCCTGGAAATGGATTCCTATT ATCCCAACCGGTACCGCTGCAGCCCAGAGCGGCTGAAGAAGGCGTGGTCCTCTCAGGACGAGGTGTCCACCCTCGTGCGCCAGGGGCGCCGGCAGTCAG AGCCGACTAGACACCTGCTCAGGCAACTCAACGAGAAAG CCAGAGCAGCAGGAATGAAG GGGAAGGGACGCAGGGAGTCAGAAGGCTCCCACAGAAGGCCCTGTGTCCGATCTCCAACTAGTGCCGAGAAACACTTGAGCTTTGAGTCTGTCTCTTCCCTACCAGAG gttgagCCAGACCCTGAGCCTGGGACAGAGCACGAGGTGTTTGCTGTCATGGAAGTTCCCAGCACTGAGGAAATGCCCTCAGACACAGAGTCTCCAGAAGTCCTGGAAACACAGCTGGTTGCCCCTGAGAGGTTGCTGCGGATGGATCACCCGGGTGACATGGTGGACTTCGTTGTGGCTGAGAGCACCGAGGACCTCAAGGCCCTGAgcagtgaggaggaggaggaagaaatggGGGCCACCCAGGAGCCCGAGAGCCTCCTGCCCCCGTCCGTCCTGGACCAGGCCAGTGTCATCGCTGAGCGGTTTGTCAGTAGCTTCTCCCGGCGGAGCAGCTTGACGCTGGAGGACGGCAAGTCCAGCGGCTTTGGGACCCCACGGCTGACTAGCCGTAGCAGCAGCATGCTCAGCCTGGAGAGCGGTGAAAAGGGCCCAGCCCGGTGTGGCAGCACCACAGACTCTCTCAGCTCCCAGCCCCCGCCAGAAGTGGATGTCAATGTGGGGGTGGCCACAGAGAGCAGCCCTTCAGTCAATGGGACAGCGCCTCTGAGCCCAGGCTGCCCAGCGGAGCCCGATAGGTCCCCCTGCAAGAAGAAGGATTCAATGCTTTCCTCCCGAGATCGGCTATTGCTGGACAGAATCAAGAGCTACTATGAGCATGCAGAGCATCACGACGTGGGCTTTAGTATCCGGCGCCGGGAGAGCCTCTCCTACATCCCCAAAGGGCTGGTGAGAAACTCTGTCTCCAGGTTCAACAGCCTTCCCAGGCCAGACCCAGAGCCCACGGCCCTGCCGGGGCACAAGAGACAGGTGGGCTCCCGACCGGCTTCATGGGCCCTGTTTGAGCTCCCAGGACCAGGCCAGGGTTGCTCCAGGGACCCAGCTCCCATCACAGATGCTGAGTTCCGACCTTCTTCGGAAATTCTGAAGCTCTGGGAGGGGGTGGATTCTTCCAGGGAGAGCCCTCGgaaggggctgggccagggccAGGCAAATGGCTTTGACCTGCATGAGCCACTGTTCATCCTGGAGGAGCACGAGTTGGGTGCCATCACTGAGGAATCAGCCGCTGCCTCGCCGGAAAGTGCTTCCCCCACCGAGCGGCCCAGCCCGTCCCTCTTGGCCCGGGAACTGAAGGAACTGGTGAAGGAGCTGAGCAGTGGTGCACAGGGGGACCTGGTGACTCCGCTGCACCCCCGCATTGTGCAGCTCTCCCACGTGATGGACAGCCATGTGAGCGAGCGTGTCAAAAACAAGGTCTACCAGCTGGCCCGCCAGTACAGCCTCCGGATCAAGAGCAACAAGTCAGAGATGGCCAGGCCACCAATGCAGTGGGAAAAGGCGGCGCCCGAGAGGGACAGGAAGAGCCCCACTGTTCCCTGCCTGCACAAGGAGGCTGGAGAGCCATTGGGTGGCAAAG GTAAAACAAAACCGGCGTTGTCCCTCCTCAATTATGAGCCGACGGTGGTCCAGGAGCACAGCGCCCCCCAGCCCTGCTCTGCCGAGGAGGCGTCGCTGCAGCATTTCCCCTCCAGCCCCTCTGCTGTCGGCCTGAGGGCGGCCTCGTCTGGGGTCCGGCCCTCTGCCCGCAGCCCCCGCAGCCCCCTCAGCCCCTTCGACACTGAGACCTTCAGCTGGCCCGATGTCCGAGAGCTTCGCTCCAAGTATGCCTCCCACGACGAGGGGCTCCAGGCTGAGGGCAGCCGGCCCCGGGGCCCACCACCACCAGTCAACCGGAGCCGTTCGGTGCCTGAAAACATGATGGTGCCTCTGCCCTCACGTGGGGTGAGCCGCTGTGGCAGCCTGGGCACCAGGAGGGGCCGAGGGGGCAGGGAGgctgcccagccccagcctcctgGGGCACCGCCCCAAGGCGAAGCCTTGTATGTCACCGCAGACCTCACCCTGGAGGGCAACCGGCGGGTGATTGTAATGGAGAAGGGGCCCCTGTCAGGCCCCGCGGAGGGGCTAGAGGAAAAGGGCAGTGGTCAGGGACCAGCCATGATGGTGCAGGGCCAGGATTCCCAGGATGCTGCAGAGCATTGGCTGAGGGAAGAGGGGCCCAAGGACCCAGCGGACCCAAGCCAGCAGGGAAGAGTGAGAAACCTTCGGGAGAAATTCCAGGCCTTGAACTCCATAGGCTGA